In Sphaerodactylus townsendi isolate TG3544 linkage group LG13, MPM_Stown_v2.3, whole genome shotgun sequence, one DNA window encodes the following:
- the GDPD2 gene encoding glycerophosphoinositol inositolphosphodiesterase GDPD2, translated as MAKDGGCCHACTTCLLCLYSCRWPRSKKGMKTSKCDCAWFFFLFCVCLFTLAWLYLALVTLNDFHILNEFIFHKLEWWLDWSVVMLSGTVTVVTYSSLLLVLALILQFCHQPLKIHWLHKVLLILTVLIVATAFVGLEIQWAEQWESAYIALQATGPFLHIGAVVGVTLLAWPVADCFYRTSRSAIRVPLLLLYLGTVIALYLVPLGIDSPCLLEHSQLPPKPALFGHRGAPMLAPENTLMSFQKALNCGVHVLETDVLVSADGIPFIMHDEKLTRTTNVQELFPTRAQSNASSFNWTELQQLDAGSWFLQNSPFLPAQSLSSSEQAMVHKQKILSLNQLLGEAARHNISVMFDLRPEEDPQYEHFVNITVETILQSDLPPELILWLPKEFREKVKQRAPKFQQIYGRKRLNNETNESLYVNLPYQNLSISEIREYRRDNISVNLYVVNAPWLFSVLWCAGASSVTTNACHVLQKMEHPLWMLPPATYQMIWIVTNCVSLLLIGWAFLLLKRWSRRKESAGSDSDVLLTKIHSLLSE; from the exons ATGGCAAAGGATGGGGGCTGCTGCCATGCCTGCACCACCTGCCTGCTTTGCCTTTACAGCTGCCGCTGGCCTCGCAGCAAAAAGGGTATGAAGACCAGCAAG TGCGACTGTGCCtggtttttcttcctcttctgtgtgTGTCTTTTCACACTGGCCTGGCTTTATCTTGCCCTCGTCACCCTCAACGACTTCCACATCCTGAATGA ATTTATCTTCCATAAGTTGGAGTGGTGGCTTGATTGGTCTGTGGTGATGCTGTCTGGAACAGTGACTGTGGTCACCTACTCATCCCTCTTGCTG gttctggcactcattctacAGTTTTGCCATCAGCCTTTAAAGATCCACTGGCTGCATAAG GTTCTGCTAATCTTGACTGTGCTTATAGTAGCAACTGCTTTTGTGGGATTGGAAATTCAGTGGGCAGAGCAGTGGGAAAGCGCTTATATTGCCTTACAG GCAACAGGCCCCTTCCTACACATTGGAGCTGTGGTTGGTGTGACGCTGCTTGCCTGGCCAGTGGCAGACTGCTTCTATCGTACATCCCGCTCAG CCATCAGAGTACCACTTCTGCTACTGTATCTCGGAACTGTGATTGCTTTGTATCTGGTTCCATTGGGCATTGATTCTCCCTGTCTTTTGGAGCATAGCCAGCTACCCCCCAAGCCAGCTCTGTTTGGGCATCGTGGGGCTCCCATG cTAGCACCTGAGAACACACTGATGTCCTTCCAGAAGGCCCTCAACTGTGGTGTGCATGTACTGGAGACTGATGTCCTAGTGAG TGCTGATGGAATCCCTTTTATCATGCATGATGAGAAGCTCACCCGGACAACAAATGTGCAAGAACTCTTTCCTACTCGGGCCCAGTCCAATGCCAGTTCCTTCAACTGGACAGAGCTGCAGCAACTGGATGCTGGCAGCTGGTTCCTGCAG AACTCCCCCTTTTTGCCAGCGCAGAGCCTCTCAAGCTCAGAACAGGCCATGGTGCACAAACAGAAGATCCTATCTCTGAATCAGCTGCTGGGAGAGGCTGCGAGACACAACATATCCGTCATGTTCGACTTGCGGCCTGAGGAGGATCCCCAGTACGAGCACTTTGTCAACATTACTGTAGAGACCATTCTCCAATCAGACCTCCCCCCCGAGCTG ATTCTGTGGCTACCAAAGGAGTTTCGAGAGAAGGTAAAGCAGCGGGCACCCAAATTCCAGCAGATCTATGGCCGGAAGAGGCTGAACAATGAGACAAATGAGTCGCTATACGTCAACCTACCTTACCAAAATCTGAGCATCTCAGAAATCAG GGAATACCGCCGTGACAACATCTCTGTCAACCTGTATGTGGTGAATGCTCCATGGCTGTTCTCCGTCCTGTGGTGTGCAGGAGCCAGCTCAGTCACTACCAATGCCTGCCATGTGTTGCAGAAGATGGAGCACCCCCTCTGGATGCTG CCTCCTGCCACATACCAAATGATCTGGATTGTTACCAACTGTGTCTCCTTACTGCTGATTGGCTGGGCCTTCCTGCTGCTGAA AAGATGGTCCCGGAGAAAAGAGTCAGCAG GTTCTGATTCAGATGTGCTGCTGACAAAGATCCACAGCCTTCTGTCTGAGTGA